The Rhinolophus ferrumequinum isolate MPI-CBG mRhiFer1 chromosome 21, mRhiFer1_v1.p, whole genome shotgun sequence region aaaattgaggggaggtacagagagttcccatcccctccccccactgccaaCACCCCCACCAGATGGCacatgaacctacactgacacgtcaTCCCCCAGGGTCCGTAGCTGACATTAGGGTCATTCTCTGTGTTGTACatcctatgggtttggacaaacggAGAGTGACACGTACCCCCCACTACAGCGTCATGGAGGGTATTTTCACTGCTCTGAAAGTGTACCTCCTgcattcatccctccctccccagcccgaCAACCCCcgatccttttactgtctccttAGTTGTGTCCGTGCTGGAACGTCATAGGGTTGAAATCACATGGTACGCAGCTTTCTCAGCTGGGCTGCTTTCACTCAGTCACACGCACCTaaggttcctccctgtcttttcACGCTTTTCCTTTCAGTGCCGGGTAATGTCCCACTGCCTGGGTGGACCACTCTATATTCATGCCCCACTGAGGGCAACTTGGCTGCTTCCTGTTGTGCTATCTTTGAGCCTCTATGTTTTTAAGGGAAGTGGTTTACTGCATGTTGAAGGGGGCTGACGGGGCCCCCGCACACTCACGACACGTCCTTGAGAGTGTCCCGCAGCTCCCGGCCCAGGTTCTGGATGTACAGCCACTGGCCCTCCTGCAGCGGCTGGCCCGTGAGGTGCACGTTGTCCACAGTCAGCTGGGCCTCGTCAAACAGCCACTGCACCACGAACACCGGGCCTAGGGGGCACGGCTCAGCTGTGCCTTGCTTCCGTACTCTGTCCCCCAACCCAGGCTCAGGGTCCCCAAGGTCTGGGCTAGCTCCCTGCAGGCTCACAGGCAGCTGGCCTTTCCCCGCTGGTGCCAGCAGCCAACCTCCACCCGCCCCCCAGTTTGTGCCTTAACAGCTGCCCTTCCTTAAGGAAATACCTTattaccccaccccaccccccatcaccTTGGCCTGGCTCCCAGGGACTCACGTTCACCGAGATTTGGTGATGATGTCCCTTTGCATGGGACATGGCCTCTGCCCAGCATGTGGGGCTGGAGCGGGGACAGCCAAGGCCCCGCACAGAAACAGCCTGGTGTCAGCTCCATAGCATATTCCTCACTGTGGTAGTGGGCAAGGTGACCCCGTCCTGGTCTGCCTGAGACCCAGTGGTCTCAGTGGTAAGACAGGGACAGTCCCAGGCAGACGGGGATGGCTTTATGGCCCTGCTCCCATGCGGGGCAGGGGTCTGGGCCCGGCCTCTGGGGGTGGATTTTCCAAGGAAATCCAAGGTGGATTTTCAGGAGGTGCAGGAAGCCTGGATGGTCCCCCACCTCAGGTCCCCACCCGTGTGCTCTGCTGCCCCACTCACAGCGCAGGGTGGGGTAGACTTTGTAGCCAAAGAAGCAGTTCCACTCTTCACCCTCCTTGAACTGGCGCCGACAGCGTTCGGGGACCATGCCGTTCCAGTACCTGGGACACACGCTGCCGGTTAGTAAGGCCGCCTTGGGTCCCCAAGCCCAGGCTCTCGCACCACAGCCGCCACCCCGCCCCAGGTCCTCTGCGTGGGAGCTGGGTGTCAGGGTCAGGCCCTCCCTCCCAGGGCACCTGATGCCACGGCGGATGGCCTCCGTGGGTGCACAGGTGACAGTGTCCAGGCAGTCCGTGCGCAGGTATTGCTTGTTGTCCAGGAACCAGCCTGAGTCAGCCAGGCCGCGCACCTGGATGGCCGGGTAGCCCAACTCCTCCAGCCGCTCGGCCACACGGTCCACGTTCAGGAGCACGCCCGTGCCCCCAGCGCTGCACCAAGATGGGACATGAGGCCAGGCCACAGGGAGGGACACTCAACCCACTGAGCCTGCTTGGCCCCAAGCCCATGTCCCATGGAGAGACAGGGTCCTGGTATGTCCTGAACTGCCAACACATCCCTCGTTTACATGCAACACCCATGGGCCTTTCGGGGTCCTGGACACAGAGCTCCAGGCCCTGACCAAGAGCTAAGTGGCAGGCCACCTGTCCCGCTTTCCCTTCTCTGtcactctctgcctcagtttccttatctgaaaatgaAGATGAACTATGTGGCTTCGGGCTCCTTCGTCCATTCCACCAATGTCCCAAGGGTCTCCTGCATGCCTGCTGGGATGGTGACCAACAAGTGTGATCCCTGTCTACTGGGACCCTAGGGTAAGTGGGACCCATGGCTAACTGGGGCACTGCAGTCCCGCTTCCCTCACATGCACAGCTGTGGAGCCCAGGAGCGTCCTCTGGACAGCTTCTAGCTACAGCGTCCGTCCGTCCGCACGCCCAGGCCTGCCAGGCTGGAGCCCCTGGGTGTGCCCAGGCTCAGCCGGCTCTCCCTCCTTTCCATAttcccccctccacccctccacaCTCCCCACCTGACTCCTACCCCTCCTGACTCCGCAcccccctcagcccctccctACTCTCCCCCCAGGCCCCTGCTGGCCTACCTGCTCCCTGCCAGCAGCAGCACCTTGGCCCCGCTCAGCCCTTTGCCCAAGAGCTCTCGCACCACCTCCTGGATGATGAGGGCGCCCATGAAGGCATATTCATCTGCTCAGAGAAGGGGGGTGGCTTCAAGAGGGAGCCTGGACAGACAGCAAGGTCTCCGACTGCCAGGTTGGAAGGAGGAAGGGTTCTAGCTGGGGTCTGGAGGGTCTGCCTAgggctggggccaggggctgAGTAGAGTGAGGGAGGTGGGTCCTGTGGAAGCGCAAGGCCATGCTGGGAGCCCCTCCCCAAGGAAGAGCCAGGCGTGACGACCTCCCAGGGGCTAGGCCAGCCACAGACAAGCAGGCAGTGGCCGCTGGGGCAGGCACCCTGGGACACACTGGCTGTTCGGGGTTGGAAGGAGTACAGGGCTGAAAGTCTGTGTTCCCCCAGAAGCCCAGTCCTCCCTGCCCTGTCTTAGAAGGGGCAGAGGGGACGGCAGGGGACTCACTCTTGTCAGACTTGGATGAAGCCCCACTCCAGACGTCACTGGAGCAGTAGGGAATGAAGCTGTGACACAGGAACACTGTGAGACTGCCGTGGTCCTCCACTGCCCACGGCCCCAGGAGGACCCCCTCCCTGGGAAGGACACCCGAGGACAGACCCCGGGGAAGGACCCGCTTGCTCCCTCTTACACCATGTTGGCGTTCCACCAGTGGGGGTTTTCCTCTGGCTGGGAGGACAGGATCCCCGTGCCTGTGGTGGGGAGGACAGAGGCAGTGGGTCCTTCTGATGGGGGCGTATGCGGGGATGGGGACTACTGGAAAGTCTGGGATGTAGGGGTGGTGCCGCAGGAACCAAGCTGGCTGGGGAAGTGGGAATGGACAGAGTCACTATGGTCAGGATGCCCAGTCAGGCTGTGACACCTGGACGTGGCCTTTGACCACCCTCACTGTCCACCTGCTGCTTTAACCTAGGGATGACTGGCGTCCTGAGCCTCTCCTAAGCCCTGCAAAGTTACCTGGGGAAAAAGAAGTGAAGGGTGGAGAGGTTGTGCTCCCTAATCTTAGGAAGTTCAGAGAAGGGGGCGTGAACATAGATGGGGTGGGGCCTCTCTGGGGTTctagggagggagagggagcttCTTCCAGGACCTCAAATTGTGAGCCCCAGGAGGCCCGCCCCTTGCCCCACAGATGGGGCCTCCTGGGCGGGTCTGCGCCCTGCTGACCTGTGCGGGTTCGTGGCCAGTCCCTGGAGCTCATGAGGCGCCGCATGGTGTCGTACCGGGAGTCGCAGTTCTCCCGGTTGAAGCAGTACCAGCCGCCTGCGGGCACAGACACCACTTCAGGGCCCGCGTGCCCAGGggacccccacccaccccaccacctcAGCCCCTGAGACGCACCTTCCAGAAAGAGTAGCCACCGCCGACTGCCCTTGGATTCCTTCAGGTAGTAGCTGCAAAGGAAGGCGGTTGAAGGGGGcggtcagctggggctgcagggccCAGGTCCGGGGAAGAAAGGGTCATTCCACCTGTCGCCGGGCGCGCGGCGGCCGCACGGGGGCGCCGGCGGCCAGGCCCCAGCAGAACGCGCTGGCGGGCCAGCGGCGGCCGGTCCCGGGAGGTGGCGCTCTCAGGGTTGGGAAGGGCCGCGAGGGGCTGTGTGGTCCGTGGAAAATCCCCACGGCCCGCCCCGCGCGGGACCAGCTGTAACCTCGGCGCCGGCggctgggcgggggtgggggagtgggggggtgtCTTTGTCGGGGCTCAGGATCCTCCTGGGACGTGCAGTGGCTCTTGGAGGATGCAAAGCGCTCTCGCTAGAGGAGTGTGCATGGGGCGGGGACACTGGGACTGACCCAGCGGGTGTGAGGGGGCGCGGGCGCCACCGAGGCGGGGTCGCAGCCGTCCTACCGAGGCCCGACCGAACATCCCGATTCCTGGGATGTGGATTCGCTGAGAGTGTGGGCTCCCCGGACCCCTTCCCAAGCCTCAGCCTCGCATCCTTCCTTTATCAATTTCAGGGCTGGAGAGGGTGAATGCTGCACCCCGGGTCTTTCTGTCCCACCTGCGCCCCCTCTCTGGCCCTCCGTTGGCCAGCATCCCTGACAGTCCCTGCAGCAGGGAGCAGACCCTGAGTtgagctggggtggggctgagggtaCCGCAGGACTCTCCCTGCCCGCTGTGTCGCCTCTTCCTTCTGGAGCCAGGGCCACTCGCGGACTGCCCAGGGACCAAATGACCGAGTAGCGGGCTGGGCAACGGGTGGCCAAGGGGTCAGTGCCCGGGCTGGCCGGGGACCAGTGCTTGAAGCACTGCCCCAGCCCCCCGCGCTTCGAGTCACGGAGCCAGGCTCTCCCAGAGCCAGCACCTCCGAGAGCCCGACGGGAGCCCTCTCTCCCCTGGGGAGGAGACCTGCCATGGCCAGTAGGGAGGGTACAGTTCAGAGACTCCGTGTATTGGAGAGAGGACAGGAAGGCGGCATGTACGAGGGTCGCTGGCTTCGAGGAGGCCAGGAGCCCGGCGGGGGCCACTAGCAGGGGTGTGCAGGTCTGTCGGGGCAGGCGGGTGCGGCCTTACCCGGCGGGGCTGCCGTCGTTACAAGTCACTGACGTGTTGAGCAGGAGGTGCAGGCGAAGGTCCTCGTTGAGCTGCTGCGCGGAGCAGGGGTACAGGGACTGCGCCAGGCTCTTGACCTGCGCCATGAAGCTGTCCATGTTGCCCTCCACGGCCGTGAAGTCCAGCGGGAAGCTCTCCACCGGCTGTCCGGCCGCGGGCGCCGCCTCGGCCCGCTGCGGGGGCGGCTGCTGGCCACGGCGCCGCCAGGTCTTCCTCCCCTCGCCGCCCCCGGCCCAATGCAGcaggcccagcagcagcagcacgcGCACCCCTCGGGCCATGGCCGCGCCGCTCGCGCCCGCGGCCACCTGCGGAGAGCGGGTGGCCGTGAGCCGGCAGCAGCGGTGGGGGCGCCGGGCCGGGGGCGTCTGAGCGGCGGGGCGCCGGCCGCGCCTGCTCGCTCGCCCTGCTCCCCGCTCTGGGCCCGGCCGAGGAGGCGTGGGCGGTCGGCGTCGAGGCTCTCGTGGCCCGGCGCCGTGGCCTGGACAGCTCGGGCTCCGCGCTTGCGGCCGGCCGAGTGCAGCGCAGGGTCTGGGTGCTCTGGCTCCGGCCCGCGCCAATGAGCGGCGGGGGCCGAGCCTGGGCGTAGTTTGCGGGGCCGCCGCGGCCCGGGTGCCCGCGCGTCAGATGTGCCGCCGCCGCCCGGGCTCGGCGCAGGGGGAGGGGGCCGCGCTCGCTCTTTTCTTGGCGGAGGCATCGCCTTTTCTTCCCAAACCGCAAGCCTGACGGAGGGGCCTGGACTACCCCGCCGCGGCCGCCGGAGGCGCTCCCGGCCCGGCTCCGTGGGGGGGCAGAGCGGCCCGCGGCCCGGGCGGCTCCATTCTCCGCGGCCAGCCCGGCGCCGCTGCCCCCGCCCCCGGGGCGGCGGGGCAGGAGCGGGGCTTTTCCGTTCCAGCGGCACTCCGCCCACCGCACGGTGGCCGGGGCCCGACGGGCTGGGGGCGCAGGGTGGGAGCGCTCACCTGAGCCGCCGGGGTACCCCTCACTCCCGCTGCCCAGCCCAGAGCAGCTGGCGGGCGATTCGGTCCGCACCCTCCACCCCAGCAGCCCCGAAAACCCCCGCTCACCGCGGCCTCGCGCCCCGGCTCCCTGGCGTCGCTCGCCCTGCGCCACCCCGCTGGTGCGCCCGGCTTGGCTGCCTCCCCCTCTGACGCTGGCGCCTAGCCGCCCGGGACTTTTATCCAGCAGGGCCCCCGGGATCAAAGCGACGGCGGACATAGGGCTCCGCGCCGAGGGGCCGGCAGCAGCGGCGCCCGGGGCCTCCCGGAGGAGCGGACAGGTGTGGCGCAAGGCGCGGACACCCAGGCGATGGAGGGGCTGGGCGCCCCTGCATGGCTCCATGCGGGAGTTGCCCTGTCCGGCGCCTGGGTGGACAGCTTCTGGGAGGCCTTCGGAGGCCGTGGGGCCAGAGGGGGCACTGTCACCTACCGAGGTCGGTGGGCCTCGGGTGGGGTCCAGGATCCTCCCTGGATCCTCCGTGGATCTTCTAGCTGCAGCTTGCCACTCGGAGGACCCCCAAAACCTCTCCCTACTCCAGGGCCACTGGGGTAGGAGCGAGGATGGTGAAGAGCTGCCTGGCTTGGTGTCAGCTCAGTGACCTGCACTAACCATTGTCTCTGCCCATCAGCTCAGCTCACCTTCCCAGCCACCTCACTTGGGACAGAAGGAGGTTCCTTGTCAGAAATCAAAATGGGGGAGGCAGGTGTTTACTTAGGAGGCCTCTACCCGGTGGGTggggagacaaaagaaagaaaagcacttaTTCACCCTCCACACACATGAAATGTCAGAGACAGCTTTGGTAgacctctccccatttctcctcccaGCTGCAGCCCCATGGCTGTCATTACACCCATTTTAAAGACAGGAAACAGGCCTCGCCTTTTGGGACAGGGGTCCAGACCTGGGGCAGGCCTTCCTGAACCCCCCTCCTAATTCAGAGCAGTGGGGAAGTTGTGTCCTCTGGGAGGCACCGCAGCCCCTCTGGAGCAGGAAGTTACAGGTAGCCAGGGCTCTGCACCCCCTTCACAGTCCACCTGTGTTGCAGGGCCCCTGTGGCCCTGGGCACTGTCCTTTCCTGTCCCCAGTATGAGTGATGAGCTGCACACACCTACCCGGCCCACACCCAGCGGGCCGCTCCGGCCGGGCTCTTGGAGGACGCGCTGGGAGACCAAACAGGGCCCTTGAGAACTGTCCTGTGAGCATCTGAGGGATATCAGGTGCTGTTATGTCAGATCAGGCTGAGGTGCCCTGGAGGACAGCCTGGGCTGGGGTCACTCAGAGCAGGAGAGGGCAGGTCCTCCCCACAGGTACCATCCGGCAGCTGAGTGCCCATTTTCCCGATGAGAGTCAGGAGCTGACAGAAGAGCGAGACAGATCTTGGTTCATTTGGAAATCCACACTTTTGTCAGTTTAAAGGCCCTGTTTGAGGCTGACCAGATGCAGTAGCTTCAAACACAGGCCCATCCAGAGGTGTTCTCCCCACCCCCGTCCACCTGCCCAAGAACCCTCTACCTCTATGTGTGTTATTCCAAGTCCCAGGCAGGGAAATTCTCCTCCCATCAGGATGGCACGGGCGTGGAGGGCTATGCTTCACACTGACCTGGCTCTGAGCAGTTTCCTGGTGTGGCGGTCCTGGGCAAGGCCCGTGACCTCTCTCTGTgccctcatttcctcttctttaaagtgGGGC contains the following coding sequences:
- the NOTUM gene encoding palmitoleoyl-protein carboxylesterase NOTUM, coding for MARGVRVLLLLGLLHWAGGGEGRKTWRRRGQQPPPQRAEAAPAAGQPVESFPLDFTAVEGNMDSFMAQVKSLAQSLYPCSAQQLNEDLRLHLLLNTSVTCNDGSPAGYYLKESKGSRRWLLFLEGGWYCFNRENCDSRYDTMRRLMSSRDWPRTRTGTGILSSQPEENPHWWNANMVFIPYCSSDVWSGASSKSDKNEYAFMGALIIQEVVRELLGKGLSGAKVLLLAGSSAGGTGVLLNVDRVAERLEELGYPAIQVRGLADSGWFLDNKQYLRTDCLDTVTCAPTEAIRRGIRYWNGMVPERCRRQFKEGEEWNCFFGYKVYPTLRCPVFVVQWLFDEAQLTVDNVHLTGQPLQEGQWLYIQNLGRELRDTLKDVSASFAPACLSHEIIIRSHWTDVQVKGTSLPRALHCWDRSLHDSHKASKAPLKGCPVHLVDSCPWPHCNPSCPTIRDRFTGQEMNVAQFLMHMGFDVQTMAQQQGLEPSKLLGMLSSGS